The following proteins are encoded in a genomic region of Oncorhynchus masou masou isolate Uvic2021 chromosome 32, UVic_Omas_1.1, whole genome shotgun sequence:
- the LOC135525805 gene encoding homeobox protein SIX4-like, with protein MSSSSGEVTISNNIKKENVKTDKRDCIKLLALETAELSMERATSNTDAVHSELLVSAASSLAFSPEQVACVCEALQQGGNVDRLSRFLWSLPQSDLLRGNESILKAQALVAFHQARYQELYSVLENHNFSPFNHSSLQDLWYKARYTEAEKARGRPLGAVDKYRLRRKYPLPRTIWDGEETVYCFKERSRNALKDLYKQNRYPSPAEKRNLAKITGLSLTQVSNWFKNRRQRDRNPSEAQSKSESDGNHSTEDESSKGQGELSPRPLSNSSDGMMTHGVLPLQTGSLDSGVIIQQIGDIKIPPGSSSEVLFNGNLVTSNPSTVFHNGGSSYLQAPSNILFNGLNLGIQPLAFNSLRPSGGVLMGGSGVDMQMQAGQEKGLGSSSVDYASYSGCVNGAEVKLEGVYSMAAQNGSSSVLTFSSSSGALQLGGYSLVHVPSGVSNGEGTSLLNSNLGLPPLQLPSDSSSLSQGTIQVNNVAVSSSSEDSYHHQHHQDKLAMAPMHPSTVLYSMGNAGQTSIKKEPLEGGGGGGVYSYHHGLHLDPSGQLSYSSDPLTSEEVPSSRGSSSDVTTVSSSSPEPEVYTSLTVSTPLMAQTDPNGHQLQPGEYLRGHNPQPVPSSHLLGPGMNNSYMSVSESKVDANGGGVNEMVRVMCGEMEPGEEKELAKLQTVQMDEDMVDV; from the exons ATGTCTTCTTCTTCAGGAGAAGTCACAATTTCAAATAACATCAAGAAGGAAAATGTGAAGACGGACAAACGAGATTGCATCAAGCTTCTAGCGCTGGAAACCGCGGAGTTGTCTATGGAGCGCGCAACTTCGAACACTGATGCAGTCCACAGTGAACTTCTGGTGAGCGCGGCTTCCTCGCTGGCATTCTCCCCGGAGCAAGTGGCGTGTGTCTGCGAGGCTTTGCAGCAGGGAGGCAATGTGGACCGGCTGTCCAGGTTTTTATGGTCCTTACCACAGAGTGACCTGCTTCGTGGCAACGAAAGCATCCTGAAAGCCCAAGCTCTTGTCGCTTTTCATCAAGCTCGGTACCAGGAGCTCTACAGTGTTTTGGAGAACCACAACTTCAGTCCATTCAATCACTCCTCGCTGCAAGACCTCTGGTATAAGGCACGGTACACCGAGGCAGAGAAAGCGCGGGGGAGACCCCTGGGCGCTGTGGATAAATATCGCCTGCGGAGAAAGTACCCACTACCCCGGACTATCTGGGACGGGGAAGAGACAGTATACTGCTTCAAAGAGAGGTCCCGCAACGCGCTGAAGGATCTATACAAGCAGAATAGATATCCCTCTCCAGCCGAGAAAAGAAACCTCGCTAAAATCACGGGACTCTCCTTGACGCAGGTCAGCAACTGGTTCAAAaacaggagacagagggacagaaacCCGTCCGAAGCACAATCAAAAAG TGAATCTGATGGCAACCACAGCACAGAGGATGAGTCTAGTAAAGGGCAGGGGGAGCTCTCTCCACGCCCCCTCTCCAATTCATCTGACGGGATGATGACCCATGGGGTCCTCCCCCTGCAGACAGGGTCTCTGGACAGTGGTGTAATCATCCAACAGATTGGAGACATAAAGATACCCCCTGGATCCAGCAGTGAGGTGCTCTTCAATGGAAACCTAGTGACAAGTAACCCCTCCACTGTCTTCCATAACGGTGGCTCGTCTTACCTCCAGGCCCCCAGCAACATTCTGTTCAATGGGCTCAACCTGGGCATCCAGCCCTTGGCCTTCAACTCCCTGCGGCCCTCTGGGGGGGTCTTGATGGGGGGCTCTGGTGTGGACATGCAGATGCAGGCAGGCCAGGAGAAGGGGCTGGGCAGCTCCAGTGTGGACTACGCCTCCTATTCTGGCTGTGTAAACGGAGCAGAGGTGAAGCTGGAGGGGGTTTACAGCATGGCAGCTCAAAACGGCAGCTCGTCTGTCCTCACGTTCAGCTCGTCTTCAGGGGCGCTCCAGCTGGGCGGTTACAGTCTGGTCCACGTGCCCAGCGGCGTATCCAACGGCGAAGGGACGTCACTGCTCAACAGCAACTTGGGTCTTCCTCCTCTGCAGCTCCCCTCTGACTCCTCATCACTCTCACAAG GTACAATCCAAGTGAACAATGTAGCAGTCAGTTCTTCTAGTGAggactcctaccaccaccagcaccatcaGGACAAGCTGGCCATGGCCCCCATGCACCCCAGCACGGTGCTCTACAGCATGGGCAACGCTGGACAGACCTCCATTAAGAAGGAGCCCCTGGAgggtggtgggggtggaggggtgtaCTCCTACCACCATGGCCTTCACCTGGACCCCAGTGGGCAGCTCAGCTACTCCTCAGACCCACTAACCTCAGAGGAGGTCCCCTCCAGCCGGGGCTCCTCCTCTGACGTAACCACCGTCAGCTCCTCCAGTCCAGAGCCTGAGGTCTACACCAGCCTCACCGTCAGCACCCCTCTGATGGCCCAAACAGACCCTAACGGACACCAACTCCAGCCTGGGGAGTACCTCAGGGGCCACAACCCACAACCTGTCCCCTCCTCACACCTTCTGGGCCCTGGCATGAACAACAGCTACATGTCTGTGTCGGAGAGTAAGGTGGACGCTAATGGCGGTGGGGTGAATGAGATGGTGCGGGTCATGTGTGGGGAAATGGAGccgggggaggagaaggagctggccaaattacagacagtgcagatgGACGAGGACATGGTTGACGTTTAA